A genomic window from Cyanobacteriota bacterium includes:
- a CDS encoding HD domain-containing protein, which produces MTPDSIGLVFKALQFAALKHRDQRRKGSEAAPYINHPIALVHLLWHEAGVQDPAVLVAALLHDTVEDTQTSFAELEQEFGADICRLVGEVTDDKSLPKQVRKQYQIDHAPYLSDRAKLVKLADKICNIRDLTTSPPLEWSDERRYEYFEWAKQVVDRLRGTHPGLESLFDQAYQAGIALSSRSLQI; this is translated from the coding sequence ATGACCCCAGATAGTATTGGGCTGGTTTTTAAAGCTCTACAGTTTGCTGCTCTGAAACATCGAGATCAGCGCCGCAAAGGATCTGAAGCGGCTCCGTATATCAACCATCCCATAGCTCTCGTGCACTTGCTGTGGCATGAAGCTGGTGTGCAGGATCCGGCTGTGTTGGTGGCAGCCTTGCTCCATGACACCGTGGAGGATACCCAAACCAGCTTTGCCGAGTTAGAGCAGGAGTTTGGGGCAGACATTTGTCGATTGGTGGGTGAGGTGACCGACGATAAATCACTGCCAAAGCAAGTGCGTAAACAGTATCAGATAGATCACGCACCCTACTTGAGCGATCGTGCCAAGTTAGTGAAATTGGCAGATAAGATTTGTAATATACGAGACTTAACAACATCTCCTCCGCTTGAATGGTCAGACGAGCGTCGCTACGAATATTTTGAGTGGGCTAAACAGGTAGTTGATCGCCTACGAGGTACCCATCCGGGCCTAGAATCTCTGTTTGATCAAGCCTATCAAGCCGGGATCGCCTTGAGTTCACGATCGCTGCAAATCTAG